A portion of the Thermothelomyces thermophilus ATCC 42464 chromosome 5, complete sequence genome contains these proteins:
- a CDS encoding uncharacterized protein (Contains conserved domain FSH1[pfam03959], Serine hydrolase (FSH1)), with translation MKFLCLPGAYGSAKNFRVQLGPLADELERRGLATFAYSQGAHEVEPPAGWEDYFGARPLYRFLDTRHGDNFENLRRLRHMPYSINAEDAIRMFQDTGKGDDWHQPVWREAMDDVIKKVDEHPDVDAVIGYSEGAMVGASLIVEEGEQERRTGRKRRIKFAVFISGSPPLKFEGEDRVVALLADQSGVVIDIPTFHIFGCNDAFMGGAVALYNVCDPSKSAMFDHGLGHIVPRDAENVRMLADILEKLIPEVEGRSSRQGETESETDKSTAGSETSESSA, from the exons ATGAAGTTTCTCTGCCTCCCCGGGGCTTATGGTAGTGCCAAG AACTTCCGTGTTCAGCTGGGACCCCTGGCGGACGAGCTAGAGCGGCGAGGACTAGCGACTTTCGCCTACAGCCAAGGGGCTCACGAAGTAGAGCCCCCGGCCGGGTGGGAAGACTACTTTGGAGCCCGGCCGTTGTACCGTTTTCTCGACACCCGCCACGGGGACAATTTCGAGAATCTCCGTCGTCTCCGCCACATGCCGTACAGCATCAATGCCGAAGACGCCATCCGCATGTTTCAAGATACTGGCAAGGGTGATGACTGGCACCAGCCGGTCTGGCGTGAGGCCATGGACGATGTTATCAAGAAGGTCGACGAACATCCCGACGTCGACGCCGTCATTGGCTACTCGGAGGGCGCCATGGTCGGTGCGAGTCTGATTGTGGAAGAGGGCGAGCAGGAGCGGCGGACCGGCCGTAAACGACGTATCAAG TTTGCCGTCTTCATTTCCGGTTCACCGCCCCTGAAATTCGAGGGCGAAGACCGCGTTGTCGCCCTGCTCGCGGATCAGTCGGGCGTCGTCATCGACATCCCTACCTTCCACATCTTTGGTTGCAACGACGCTTTCATgggcggcgccgtcgccttGTACAACGTTTGCGACCCTTCAAAGTCCGCCATGTTTGATCACGGACTCGGGCACATTGTTCCCCGCGACGCCGAGAATGTTCGCATGTTGGCGGATATTCTCGAGAAGTTGATCCCCGAGGTCGAGGGGAGGAGCAGTCGGCAAGGAGAAACCGAGTCGGAGACTGATAAAAGCACGGCTGGGTCAGAAACGTCGGAATCAAGTGCTTAA